The Vitis riparia cultivar Riparia Gloire de Montpellier isolate 1030 chromosome 3, EGFV_Vit.rip_1.0, whole genome shotgun sequence genome includes a region encoding these proteins:
- the LOC117911769 gene encoding probable 1-acyl-sn-glycerol-3-phosphate acyltransferase 5, producing the protein MEVSRPLNPNDVSKRHALTPLRLLRGLICLLVLLSTAFMMLVFCGFFTAVVFRPFSRHYSRTVTSFFFGAWLALWPFLFEKINKTKVVFSGETVPKGERVLLIANHRTEVDWMYLWDLALRKGCLGCIKYILKSSLMKLPVFGWGFHIMEFIPVERKWEIDEPLMHQMLSTFRDPRDPLWLAVFPEGTDFTEQKCIRSQKYAAEKGLPILKNVLLPKTKGFCACLEDLRGSLDAVYDLTIGYKHQCPSFLDNVFGVDPSEVHMHVRRIPLNNIPTSEKEVATWLMDTFILKDQLLSNFYSQGGFPHQGTEGTLSTMKCLVNFVAVIGLTGIFTFFALFSSIWFKIYVSLVCVYLASATYFNLRPSPILSS; encoded by the exons ATGGAAGTTTCCAGGCCTCTCAATCCAAATGATGTGTCAAAGCGCCATGCTTTAACTCCATTGAGGCTATTAAGGGGTTTGATATGTTTACTGGTGCTATTGTCAACAGCATTTATGATGTTAGTGTTCTGTGGCTTTTTTACTGCAGTAGTGTTTCGACCTTTTAGCAGACACTACAGCCGAACAGTAACATCCTTTTTCTTTGGTGCTTGGCTAGCTTTGTGGCCTTTCCTATTTGAAAAGATAAACAAAACAAAGGTGGTTTTTTCTGGTGAAACTGTTCCCAAAGGGGAGCGTGTTTTACTTATTGCAAACCATAGAACTGAGGTTGATTGGATGTATCTGTGGGACCTCGCATTGCGGAAGGGATGCCTTGGATGCATAAAGTACATCCTTAAGAGCAGCTTGATGAAATTGCCTGTATTTGGTTGGGGATTTCACATCATGGAGTTCATTCCAGTGGAGAGGAAATGGGAGATTGATGAACCACTTATGCACCAAATGCTTTCAACTTTCAGAGATCCTCGAGATCCCCTGTGGCTTGCTGTCTTTCCAGAAGGCACAGATTTCAc TGAACAGAAGTGTATTCGAAGTCAAAAGTATGCAGCTGAAAAGGGCTTACCCATCCTAAAAAATGTGCTTCTTCCAAAAACAAAGGGTTTCTGTGCCTGCTTGGAAGATTTGAGGGGCTCCTTGGATGCAG TTTATGATTTAACCATTGGTTACAAGCATCAGTGCCCCTCTTTCTTGGATAATGTATTTGGTGTGGACCCTTCAGAAGTTCATATGCATGTTCGGCGCATCCCCTTAAACAACATTCCTACATCAGAAAAAGAGGTTGCTACATGGTTGATGGATACATTCATTCTCAAAGACCAGCtgctttctaatttttattctcAAGGCGGTTTTCCTCATCAAGGAACAGAAGGGACCCTCTCTACAATGAAGTGCTTGGTGAATTTTGTTGCTGTAATTGGATTGACTGGCATATTTACTTTCTTCGCCCTTTTTTCATCCATCTGGTTCAAAATTTATGTATCCTTAGTCTGTGTGTATCTGGCTTCTGCTACCTATTTCAATCTTCGGCCATCGCCAATTTTGTCTTCGTAA